AGCTTTTATGGGGTCTGGCTCTCCTCAAGgcttttattatttctgtcatcatattttttCTCAAACAGGCCCACATGTTGCTGATAGCATGGAACAAGCTCATTTCTCAAACTGAACTCACTGAGgaagataaaaagataaaaactaaaatatgttCATGGATCTTTCTTAAGGAGGAACTTCAGGAGAGTGTTAGAAGGGACGCTGTGACAGCAGTTCAGTTTCTCGCTCAATGCTGAGAAAACAAGCGCAGTCTCTGAGGTTATCAGGTTATctccacataaacacacacacgcgcgcgcgcgcgcgcgcgcgcgcgcacacacacacacacacacacacacacacacacacacacacacacacacacacacacacacacacacagtgtcacgGTCAGAATAAATGGAAGGCTAAATCAACATTCAGGTGAGTCAGTCGTGTCTAGAAGATGCTAATTAGCTGGATTCCAGGAATGTTCCCCTGATTGGTTATATGGAAATCATTAGTTAATTAATCAGTAGACGAGTCCTGACATTCATCATGGATGAATTAATGATCTGACTTCTGCTTACATCAGTTCCATCAGACAGAAAAAGGTGACATTTAATTCCTGACATGGAAAATTGAGAATAAGCTTAATAGCCTGAAGATGAGAACATGTATGAACATTTGAAAGAGtaaaatccagtgttttcttttttcattctcctCCTTCCATTTTGCGTTTATTCATTTACTGTTTATCTTTTTAATATTAATTGTGGAGAAATTATTCTTCCATAATCCTTCAGCCGCgatgaaaacaatttaaaaagaaagaaattctggtttatttttcGGTCCACAGAGGTTCCTCCCTGCAGACTccactttgtctctgtgttgtgaagtgggagggtggaggaagagtgtgtgtgtgtgtgtgtgtgtgtgcgcgcgcgcgcacggGGGGCTGGTCTCTGGTCTCAGGAGCGGCTGCCTTTAAAAGAGGCTGGACGTGCAGCTCGGATTCAAACCAGGAGTTTCTGTGAGCCACACGTGGAGAAGATTGAGATTTTAAAtttctgtttctgatttttGACTGGTTCACTCTTCGTGTGTGCACGTGCCTCCCGGTGTTCACCTCATCCATGTTGCAGTAATCGAGGCTTCGCAGCCAGTCTCCGGTGGTGACGGTTACGCACGGACAGGCAGCCACCTCCGTGCGCCCGGAGGAGAGGAGGCCACCATGCTCTTCTCCTCGGACACCTCCTGCAACATCACCGGCAGGAACTACAGCGAGGAGTTCAACTCAACGCAGCAGCTGGAGCGCGCAGCCGCTGCGGCTGCTGGGAACATCAGCGGGAGGGCGAACGACACCGACCCATTCGGACGGAACGAGGAGGTAGCCAAGATCGAGATCGCCGTCCTGAGCCTCGCGTTTCTTGCGGCGGTGGTGGGGAACGTGAGCGTTCTGCTGGCCATGTACAAAACCCGGCGGAAACCGTCGCGCATGCACCTGTTCATGAAGCACCTGAGCCTGGCGGACCTGGTGGTCGCCTTCTTCCAGGTGCTGCCGCAGCTCTGCTGGAAGATCACCTTTCGCTTCTACGGGCCGGACTTTCTGTGCCGCATCGTCAAACACCTGCAGGTGCTGGGCATGTTCGCCTCCACCTacatgatggtgatgatgaccCTGGACCGCTACATCGCCATCTGCCACCCGCTGCAGACGCTCCAGCAGCCGACGCAGCGCGCGCACATCATGATCGGCTCCACCTGGGCGTGCAGCCTGGTGCTCAGCACCCCGCAGTACTTCATCTTCTCCCTGAGCGAGGTGCGCCCCGGCTCGGCCGTCTACGACTGCTGGGGGCACTTCGTTGAGCCGTGGGGGGTGCGCGCCTACATCACCTGGATCACGGCCGGGATCTTCCTCGTGCCCGTGGCCGTGCTCGTGTTCTGCTACGGATTCATCTGCCGCACGATCTGGAAGAACCTCAAGTACAAGACCCGGAGGAAGAGCGTGGGCGCCGTGGCCGAAGCCACCAAGAACGGGATCCTGGGCCGGAACTCGGTCAGCAGCGTCAGCACCATCTCCCGCGCCAAATTACGCACGGTGAAGATGACTTTCGTGATCGTGCTGGCGTACGTGGTGTGCTGGGCGCCGTTCTTCACCGTGCAGATGTGGTCAGTGTGGGACGAGACCTTCTCCTGGGCAGGTGAGTCACCTGCTCTGGCAGCTGTGAGGAAGCCTCTTCTCCACTAAACAAAGTTCTAgtgatttaatgaaaataaatagcCAGTGTCCGTTCTTAGAGAAACTATTCAGAGTTTCTGGCGTGTAGCCACTTTAAGTGAAGCTGCCCATCAAACCCTGTTGGCTGCCCGAAGAGAAATTTGTGTTGCAGccaagtgaaaacacacaaagacttgaaaaacataataaaacttATTTCAAAAGCGTCAGCAGGTCAACgcaggagtgatttttgtttctcttctggTTTATTTGACTCATTTCTCGTAGCCTGAGGAGGAATTATTATCCAGCATTTCAGAGAAAAGagtctgaaaatgaatgatcCATCTGGGCTGGAACCAAACAGGAAggtatttattgttattttatccACATCTGAGGGCAAAAACATGCTGCCGCTCACTTTTctgaaatgtgcacatttcaCTGTATCCCTGCACAGaaattttcaaagtaaaagcagctgtttgcaggtTGGATGTCGTGGTGAAAGCCTGGAGATGCCTGCAGACATCCCCACAGTGACGATGCTAGCTTGTTGATGTAAGCAGGAGTAATTATTTTAGTTTggggtgttagcatgctagcatttgctaattagcactaagcaCAAAAGCCACATTGCTAGCGTGGCTGAAACGTTGCTGCTCACGTGGCTGCAGGCTCTTTGGGTCCGAAGCtgctggttaaaaaaaaacaaaaaaaaccagCTTAAATGGACTAAAGCAGCTGAGTCAGCGCTGAAGTTTCCAACTaaaatatttccactttttcTGACTATTAATGGAAGAGCAGGTGTTGTTATTGTGGACGATCGCGCCGCCAAACTTTTAGCTGGAAAAATATCACAAGCGTCTCATCACGTTGATGCTGATGTCTGCTGAAGGCCAAAAATGTACGCTCTCAATTCATCCTCAGAGTTTAGAATATTAACACTTTTTCAAACTGTCAATTCAATGCATGAAAGTAGTGAAATGTAGACGCGTGTCAGGTCACACTGACagtggaaacactgcagctggaAACCTTTCCTGTGGCCAAACTGCCCAAAGAATAAATTAAAACGGC
This region of Chelmon rostratus isolate fCheRos1 chromosome 22, fCheRos1.pri, whole genome shotgun sequence genomic DNA includes:
- the LOC121625500 gene encoding arg8-vasotocin receptor-like, giving the protein MLFSSDTSCNITGRNYSEEFNSTQQLERAAAAAAGNISGRANDTDPFGRNEEVAKIEIAVLSLAFLAAVVGNVSVLLAMYKTRRKPSRMHLFMKHLSLADLVVAFFQVLPQLCWKITFRFYGPDFLCRIVKHLQVLGMFASTYMMVMMTLDRYIAICHPLQTLQQPTQRAHIMIGSTWACSLVLSTPQYFIFSLSEVRPGSAVYDCWGHFVEPWGVRAYITWITAGIFLVPVAVLVFCYGFICRTIWKNLKYKTRRKSVGAVAEATKNGILGRNSVSSVSTISRAKLRTVKMTFVIVLAYVVCWAPFFTVQMWSVWDETFSWADSENATVTLSALLASLNSCCNPWIYMIFSGHLLSDFAGSLPCCRPLRDKFVHHDSDSSIRRTTLLSRLQGPRLSEPFRDLNPTPKSCAQCPSAS